Genomic DNA from Gimesia aquarii:
CTGTTCTTGTAATAATGTCACAAAGGGGCAAATCTGCGCGGCAATTCAAGATGAAAAACTGACTTCAGTAGATCAGGTAAAAACGTGTACCAAAGCTGGAAGTGGATGTGGGGGATGTTTGCCCCTGGTGACAGATCTATTTCAAGCAGAGATGGAAGCGTCTGGTCTTGCGGTCAACAATGACCTGTGTGAGCATTTTGAATTTTCACGAACAGAACTACTCAATATTATTAAAATTAAAAAACTCAAAACATTTCAGGCAGTTCTCGATGACTGTGGTTCAGGTGCGGGATGCGAAGTCTGTAAGCCGACGGTGGCCTCGATTCTTGCCAGTTTATGGAACGAGCACGTTGTTGACCATGCATTTTTACAGGATACGAACGACCGCTTTTTGGCGAATGTGCAACGCGGTGGACTCTATTCAGTAGTGCCTCGCGTCCCCGGGGGCGAAATTACTCCAGACAAATTGATCGTTCTGGGAAATGTCGCTCAGGAATATGGCCTTTATACGAAAATCACCGGCGGACAACGCGTTGACTTATTCGGGGCGGAAGTTCATGATCTGCCTGCGATCTGGGAAAAATTGATCGACGCTGGATTTGAAAGCGGCCATGCATATGGTAAAGCGCTGCGTACAGTCAAAAGCTGTGTTGGCACAACCTGGTGTCGTTATGGAGTGGGAGATTCTGTCGGTTTCGCGATACGACTGGAAGAACGTTATCGCGGAGTCCGTGCTCCACACAAAATCAAAGGAGGTGTTTCGGGGTGTGTTCGCGAATGTGCGGAAGCACAGAGTAAAGATTTTGGGCTCATCGCGACAGAAAATGGTTATAATCTCTATATCTGCGGGAACGGCGGTGCCAAACCACGACATGCCGATCTTTTTGCATCAGATCTTGATGAAGAAACTTGTATTAAGTACCTGGATCGATTTTTGATGTTTTATATTCAGACTGCGGATAAGCTAACGCGTACTGCTGCCTGGCTGGAGAAACTGGAAGGGGGGATTGACTATTTAAAAGAAGTTGTCATCGAAGATAAATTGGGGATTTGTGAAGAGCTGGAAGCCATGATGCAATCATTGGTTGATAGTTATCGTTGTGAGTGGAAAGAAGTCGTTAATAACCCTGAGAAAAGAAGGCTATTTAACCAGTTCGTGAATACCGAAGATCACCAACCCTCAATCGAATTGATTCCACAACGCGGGCAGCATCGCCCAGTCGACTGGGCTCCCGATTTTATTCCGATGGATGATCTCAAACCGTTGGAAAAAACTGTCGAAGATAATAATTCCCAACTAGATGAACAACCACGCGAGTGGGTCCATGTAGGAACTGTAAGTGATTTTCCAGAGAATAGTGGAGCTACTGTAAGATATGGTATTTCACAAATCGCAGTATTTAATTTTACCAGTCGTGGTGAATGGTATGCTTGCCAGCAAATGTGCCCTCATAAGCAGGCAATGGTATTATCACGCGGAATCATTGGTGATACACAAGGCATCCCCAAAGTGGCATGCCCCTTACACAAAAAAACATTTTCTCTGGAAAACGGGACTTGTTTGAGTGGTGAGCAGAATTATTCAGTAAATGTGTTTAAAGTAAGAGTTGATGATATGCAGAATGTGTACTTGGAACTCCCTGAGGAAAAAGTACTAAATGAATTACTAAATCAAATAGAATGTGCTGGCGCTCACTAAGCACAGGATATCAAATGACCTTATCTCAACAACAGAATTCAAAAAAACAAGACGAACAACTTTTAGCACTGTCAGTAATTGAAGTAGTACAGGAAGCAGATGAAGTTCGTACCTTTCGATTGGATAACTCCAAAGGGATTTTTCCGATTCATAAACCAGGCATGTTTACCAAGGTTTGTCTTAACATTGATGGAAACGAAGTTTGGCGAAGCTTTTCAATAAGCTCATCGCCATTGCAGCCGGAAAACATTGACTTAACAATAAAACGCAATTCTCAAGGACAGGTCGGAAATTATTTTTTTGAACAGATTCGTCCAGGAAGCCGCCTATTGTTAAAAGGTCCTTTGGGACGATTTTACTATGACCAGGAGCAACATAGAGAACCACTTGTGCTGTTGTGTGCCGGTATTGGTATCACTCCGATGATGAGTATTGTGCGCTACTTACAAGATTTCAATCAAAACAGACTCTGTTATTTGTTTTATGGTGCCAGAACTCATAGGGATATTATCTTTGATGAGGAAACTCGACAGCTAATCACTCAAATGCCTGGATTCCATTACTATTTGACTCTTTCCCAGCCAACTCCTCATTGGTTGGGATATTGTGGATATCTCAATTTTGAATTTATGCAATCAAAGGTCTCTCAACTTTTGGCATCTCGTTTCTTTTTATGTGGTCCCAACCGATTTAATCAGGATTTTGAAGAACAGCTTTTGGAAGCCGGGGTACCACAGACATTCATTCATAGCGAGCAATTTCATAAAACACGAAAGCCTCAATAAAAGATATGACATTTGACGTTGGTAGAGATGACCAGAATCCAATAATCGCTTTTGATGACCCTGCGTCGAATTTACAAAGTAATGCCGCCTGTAGTACAGAGCTTGATCTGATTGCGATTCTCTTGAAAGAGCAGCAGTCATTAACTGCCATCGATCAATTTTCAAAACAGTATGACACCCAGGCAATACCAGCTCAGTCAAGATACTATTCTGATCTGATTCCTTCAGCGTTTCCACAATCCGGGGAACAATATGCTTTTGAGGTGGATTTGGACCGTTGTTCCGGCTGTAAAGCGTGTGTGACAGCCTGCCATTCACTCAATGGACTTGATGAAAACGAAACCTGGCGTGATGTTGGTTTACTGATTGGTGGGTCGAATCAGGATCCGATTTATCAACATGTCACCACTGCTTGTCACCATTGTCTGGAGCCAGCATGTATGCATGCCTGTCCTGTAAACGCTTATGAGAAAGATCCACTGACCGGAATTGTGAAACACTTGGACGACCAGTGTTTTGGTTGTCAGTATTGTACATTAGCGTGTCCTTACGATGTTCCTAAATACCAAAGCCACAAAGGAATTGTTCGGAAATGCGATATGTGCAGTCAGCGGTTATCTGATGGTGAAGCACCCGCTTGCGTGCAAGCGTGTCCTCATCAGGCGATTTCAATTAATATCGTCAATCAGGAACAAGTCATCGCAGATTCGGAAGTCAACCCATTTCTACCTGCGGCGCCTGATCCACAGATTACGATTCCCACAACAACCTACAAGTCGAAAAAACCGTTTCCCCGTAATACATTACCGGCAGATTATTATTCGACCAGTCCTCAACACGCCCATCTACCATTGGTGATCATGCTGGTACTCACTCAACTTTCTGTCGGCGCTTTTCTTGCGGGATCTGCTTTAGAGTATTTATTCAGTGTAGAAGAAACAGCCATCATGAATCGCTTATATGCGACAAGTGCGCTGTTCTTTGGTTTAACTGCATTAGGAGCCAGCACACTCCATTTAGGGCGTCCTCTGTATGCGTTTCGAGGCATATTAGGGCTGAAACATTCGTGGCTGAGTCGAGAAATTCTAGCATTTGGTATTTTTGCCGGTGCAGCAATGTTGTATGCAGTTTTGACTTGGGTTTCTGATTCGACGTTTCCGGAATTGGAATCCTGGCAACCTCTGGCAGGACAAATAGTTAGTTTCTTGGGAATGGTTGGTATTTTCTGCTCGATCATGATTTATGTATTTACGAAACGTGAATTCTGGAGCTTTGAAACAACCACGATCAAGTTTTCTCTCACTACGATTCTATTGGGAATTGCTTCGACATGGTTGACGATTTTCATTGTGAATTGGACTGATGACTCTCCAGCATCAAATCTATTGATCGCTCAAGCGGGACCGCTCCTCTCCAAGGCATTGATTCTGACATCAATCATCAAGCTTGGTTTTGAAGCTTCGATATTTCGTTATCTGATTCGTCGACAAAACTCACCACTCAAGCGTTCGGCTTTATTGATGAGTGGGCAATTGTCAAATGTGACACTCGCTCGTTTTGCATGTGGTTTACTGGGAGGGATATTGATGCCTTGCTTTTTACTGAACCAGCAAACACAACCTCCACATAGTTTAAATCTCTTCATAGCCGTCAGCATATTATTTATTGCATGTTTGTTCGGTGAATTATTGGAAAGATATCTTTTTTTCTCCGCGGTGGCAGCTCCTCGAATGCCCGGAGTATTACGATAAGCGTTAGTTTACAATCCTACTGGAATTCATTTTATGTCCATCATCAATCAATCAAGGCTCAGTGATCTGATCCATCAAAAAGAAGGGCCGCTCACGCGAGAGTTATTGCTCTCTCCCGGTGGATTTGGACTAGGAAAAGTTCCTGAAAAAAATACTCCTGACGCAATGACTCAGATGGTCTGTGGGTTTTGCGGTACAGGTTGTAATTTAAATATTCATCTGAAGGACGGTGAAGGGGTTTGTGTGACTCCAACCACAGAATATCCCGTCAATCTAGGGATGGCGTGTCCCAAAGGCTGGGAAGCTTTATCTGTGCTGAAATCTCCCGACCGAGCCATTAGCCCTCTCATTAAAAAATCTCACAATCACTGGGAACCGGTCGATTGGGACACAGCCCTGAATCTCTTCACGCGAAAATTCAAAGGCATCCAACAGCAATATGGGACAGATTCAGTCGCCTTTCTGAGTACAGGCCAAATGGTTACTGAAGAAATGGCATTTTTAGGAGCGCTTGCTAAATTCGGCATGGGCATGCTTCATGGAGATGGAAATACACGACAGTGTATGGCTTCGGCGGTCACCGCATATAAGCAATCATTTGGATTCGATGCGCCTCCATTCACGTATCAGGATCTCGAAGAATCAGACGTATTGGTATTTGTCGGAGCTAATCCCTGTATTGCGCATCCGATTATGTGGGAACGCGTCATGCGTAATTCGCACGATCCAGAAATTGTAGTTGTTGATCCACGAAAAACCGAAACGGCGATGCAGGCGACTCAGCACTTACAGATTTATCCCAAATCAGACCTGACATTATTTTACGGTATCGCGCGCATTCTTATCGAAGGTGGGTATCTTGCTGAAGATTTTATTCAAAATCATACGGAAGGCTTTGAAGAATTTGCTGCGCATGTCAGAGATTATACAATCGAGCGGGTTGCTAATGAGACAGGACTCAGTCGCGCTGCCATTGAACACTTTGCAGAAATCATTCATTCCGGAAAGCGGGTTTCTTTCTGGTGGACCATGGGAGTCAATCAAAGCTATCAAGGCGTACGCACCGCTCAATCATTGATTAATCTGGCTTTGATGACAGGAAACATTGGAAGAGCAGGAACCGGTCCGAATTCGATTACCGGCCAATGTAACGCCATGGGATCGCGTCTATTTAGCAACACAACAAACCTGTTGGGAGGACATGATTTTCTCAACGCAGAGCATCGTAGTAAAGTTGCTGAAACGCTTTCGATTCCAGTTGATCGTATTCCCACTGAAAACAGTTGGCCATACCATAAGATCATTGAAGGAATATTGGCCGGTAAAATTAAAGGGCTTTGGGTCATCTGCACCAATCCAGCACATTCATGGATTAACCAGAGACAGGTACGTGACATTTTAAACCGGTTGGATTTTCTCGTGGTACAGGACATGTATCATACTACCGAAACAGCCCGTCATGCGGATTTGGTCTTACCAGCGGCTGCCTGGGGAGAGAAAGAGGGCACGTTTATTAATGCAGAACGTCGAATCAGCCGTGTCAAACGTGTCACACGTGCTCCGGGACAGGCTTTATCTGATTTTTCGATTTTCAAATTGATCGCTCAATACTGGGGCTGTGCTGACATGTTTTCGCAGTGGAAATCACCAGAGGATGTCTTTCAAATGATGAAGCAGCTGACAAAAGGACAACCATGTGATATTTCCGGTATTGAAGATTATGCAGCAATTGAAGAGCAGGGAGGTATTCAATGGCCGTTTCCTGAGTCAAATACCAAACCTTTAGAACAACAACGTCGATTATTTGAGGATGGTCAGTTCTATCATCAAAATGGCCGTGCCAAAATGATTTTTTCCGAACCAACAAAAATGCCGGAAGCGCCAAATGAGCAATATCCTTTTATTTTGTTGACCGGTCGAGGCACCGCTTCACAATGGCACACTCAAACCAGGACGAAAAATTCTGACGTGTTGCGGAAACTCTACCCAGCGCGAATTTATGTAGAACTCAATCCACAAGATGCAAGTGAATTGTCTATCAAACCCAATGACAAGATATTTGTGGAATCACAGCGAGGGCGTATCAAAGCACGGGCATTTATCACTCAATCTGTACAACCGGGACAAATTTTTATTCCCATGCATTACGAACAGACCAATCAATTAACCGATGCGGTTTTCGATCCCTATTCGAGCCAGCCCTCTTATAAATGCTGTGCCGTTCGGGTACTGCGAAATTGAACCAAATCTACGAGATCAAGTTATGCAAACCATTTTGAGATATGGTTGCCTCCAATATTCCTGACTATTCTCAATGATGCGCGTTTTTGTTCAGTAAAATATGGTCATCTTTGCTGACCAACGCCCAATCTGATCCGGGTGTGCCTTGGAGACTTTAGCCGAATTCCCGTTTTCTTGTTCGATTTTGATAATGGTCAGCGACTAATCCATAAAATCGGAGTTTGTCTTTTATTGCGCTAATGGATTCCGAAGAATACCGATATTCCTCATAAGCACTCTGAGCAAACATAGATCAGGAGTGCGCGCTGCATGTGAGACAAGATGATTTCAACCCTTTCATCCTTGGAATAGCATAAATCAGGCCAATGAATTTATTGACAACTCGATCCATGCAGCTTAAAGCTTGCTTCTTTTTCTGTTTATTCCTATGTTCCATGCCCTTATATGCACAGGAAGCTTCTTCAGCTCCGGCTTGCATTAGCGATACACAACAATGTGTTCCGGATCAGGATTGCACTTCTTGTGTGACTGAACTCAACTACTGGGTTGTCAGTAGTCGTTGTTGTGTTCAGAAAAGTAATTGCTGTTGCCCATGCTGTGAATTTGATGTCTATCATTCCAGTGGAGGAGGAAATGTTACAGAGTCTTCATTTGAGACTTTAGTCCAATCGTTAGATCCTAATGCTCCGATTTGTATCATGGTGCATGGCAGCTTTGTGAAGTGGGAAGGAGCGCTAACAGATTCGTATAATACCTATTTTTGGCTGAGGAACGCAGCCCCAAATCGTCCGCTGAATGTGATCTTCTTCACATGGCCCAGCGGTGAAATGCCTACAAAGATACTACCAATCGATGTCAACATCCTTGGAAAGCGAGCTGAGTATAACGGGTATTATTTAGCACAATTGATTTCCCAATTGCCTGAACAGCACGATATCAGCCTGTTAGGTCATAGCCATGGTGCTCGCATTGTATCGTCAACTCTGCATTTAATTGGAGGTGGTTCGATTCAAGGCTTCTCTTTGAATGAATGTGGGATTTGTATCCCTTGTCACTCGCGACGCATTCGTGCGGTATTTGCTGCCGCGGCTATTAATCACAATTGGTTAAATCCCGGGCAACGTTATGGCTGCAGTCTGAACTGTATTGAGTGCCTCGTTAACCTTCGAAACAAAAAAGACAGAGTGCTTCTCTTCTATCCCGTACTTGCCACGTTTTCACGCAGAGCATTAGCGCGTACCGGCTTCACTTATCTTGATCGACGCGCCCTTGGTGATTGTCTCAGTCGCGTGAATGATATCGATGTTTCGAAGTGTGTCGGCGCAGGCCACATGTTTCCAAACTACTATAGCCATCCAGAAATCGCGGAAACCATTGTGCCAGCAATTTATTTTAATGAGAGCCACTAGTGCTCCGTTAAAGTTTGCAAATGTTTGGTCCGCATAAAAAAGCTTAATGATGGTGCCTGTCAAAATGAGGTCTGCGTAAGACCGGTCCTTAAGCTTGCATTCCAATCCGATCGAGAAAGTTCTG
This window encodes:
- a CDS encoding molybdopterin oxidoreductase family protein, producing MSIINQSRLSDLIHQKEGPLTRELLLSPGGFGLGKVPEKNTPDAMTQMVCGFCGTGCNLNIHLKDGEGVCVTPTTEYPVNLGMACPKGWEALSVLKSPDRAISPLIKKSHNHWEPVDWDTALNLFTRKFKGIQQQYGTDSVAFLSTGQMVTEEMAFLGALAKFGMGMLHGDGNTRQCMASAVTAYKQSFGFDAPPFTYQDLEESDVLVFVGANPCIAHPIMWERVMRNSHDPEIVVVDPRKTETAMQATQHLQIYPKSDLTLFYGIARILIEGGYLAEDFIQNHTEGFEEFAAHVRDYTIERVANETGLSRAAIEHFAEIIHSGKRVSFWWTMGVNQSYQGVRTAQSLINLALMTGNIGRAGTGPNSITGQCNAMGSRLFSNTTNLLGGHDFLNAEHRSKVAETLSIPVDRIPTENSWPYHKIIEGILAGKIKGLWVICTNPAHSWINQRQVRDILNRLDFLVVQDMYHTTETARHADLVLPAAAWGEKEGTFINAERRISRVKRVTRAPGQALSDFSIFKLIAQYWGCADMFSQWKSPEDVFQMMKQLTKGQPCDISGIEDYAAIEEQGGIQWPFPESNTKPLEQQRRLFEDGQFYHQNGRAKMIFSEPTKMPEAPNEQYPFILLTGRGTASQWHTQTRTKNSDVLRKLYPARIYVELNPQDASELSIKPNDKIFVESQRGRIKARAFITQSVQPGQIFIPMHYEQTNQLTDAVFDPYSSQPSYKCCAVRVLRN
- a CDS encoding ferredoxin reductase, yielding MTLSQQQNSKKQDEQLLALSVIEVVQEADEVRTFRLDNSKGIFPIHKPGMFTKVCLNIDGNEVWRSFSISSSPLQPENIDLTIKRNSQGQVGNYFFEQIRPGSRLLLKGPLGRFYYDQEQHREPLVLLCAGIGITPMMSIVRYLQDFNQNRLCYLFYGARTHRDIIFDEETRQLITQMPGFHYYLTLSQPTPHWLGYCGYLNFEFMQSKVSQLLASRFFLCGPNRFNQDFEEQLLEAGVPQTFIHSEQFHKTRKPQ
- a CDS encoding DmsC/YnfH family molybdoenzyme membrane anchor subunit codes for the protein MTFDVGRDDQNPIIAFDDPASNLQSNAACSTELDLIAILLKEQQSLTAIDQFSKQYDTQAIPAQSRYYSDLIPSAFPQSGEQYAFEVDLDRCSGCKACVTACHSLNGLDENETWRDVGLLIGGSNQDPIYQHVTTACHHCLEPACMHACPVNAYEKDPLTGIVKHLDDQCFGCQYCTLACPYDVPKYQSHKGIVRKCDMCSQRLSDGEAPACVQACPHQAISINIVNQEQVIADSEVNPFLPAAPDPQITIPTTTYKSKKPFPRNTLPADYYSTSPQHAHLPLVIMLVLTQLSVGAFLAGSALEYLFSVEETAIMNRLYATSALFFGLTALGASTLHLGRPLYAFRGILGLKHSWLSREILAFGIFAGAAMLYAVLTWVSDSTFPELESWQPLAGQIVSFLGMVGIFCSIMIYVFTKREFWSFETTTIKFSLTTILLGIASTWLTIFIVNWTDDSPASNLLIAQAGPLLSKALILTSIIKLGFEASIFRYLIRRQNSPLKRSALLMSGQLSNVTLARFACGLLGGILMPCFLLNQQTQPPHSLNLFIAVSILFIACLFGELLERYLFFSAVAAPRMPGVLR
- the nirB gene encoding nitrite reductase large subunit NirB, whose protein sequence is MIQRNSEPKKNVVVIGNGMVGLRLCEQLVEKDQQQQFKIVTFCEEPRAAYDRVGLTQFFAHNDAEKLMLARQEWYSENDIDLHLADRAVSIDRQTKIVRSQKGIEIPYDKVIIATGSYPFIPEVPGIKNRGVFVYRTINDLESIIDYAKHSKRVAVIGGGLLGLEAAKAALDLGLETHVLEFAPRLMPRQIDDAGSKILIQKIEELGVRVHLNKATNEVLGESKVTGIQFQDGEVLDVDMIIVSAGIRPRDELARECNLEVGERGGILVNDFLQTSDPDIYAVGEVALHSGMVYGLVAPGYQMAEVAAAHLCSIDLKFEGSDLSTKLKLMGVDVASFGDYEADPKNSKSLTFEDPFAGVYKKLVFNSDGTNLLGGILIGDASDYGSLSMLTKTDGVLPCSPHELVVGSNSGIPGGSIAEMPDEGQVCSCNNVTKGQICAAIQDEKLTSVDQVKTCTKAGSGCGGCLPLVTDLFQAEMEASGLAVNNDLCEHFEFSRTELLNIIKIKKLKTFQAVLDDCGSGAGCEVCKPTVASILASLWNEHVVDHAFLQDTNDRFLANVQRGGLYSVVPRVPGGEITPDKLIVLGNVAQEYGLYTKITGGQRVDLFGAEVHDLPAIWEKLIDAGFESGHAYGKALRTVKSCVGTTWCRYGVGDSVGFAIRLEERYRGVRAPHKIKGGVSGCVRECAEAQSKDFGLIATENGYNLYICGNGGAKPRHADLFASDLDEETCIKYLDRFLMFYIQTADKLTRTAAWLEKLEGGIDYLKEVVIEDKLGICEELEAMMQSLVDSYRCEWKEVVNNPEKRRLFNQFVNTEDHQPSIELIPQRGQHRPVDWAPDFIPMDDLKPLEKTVEDNNSQLDEQPREWVHVGTVSDFPENSGATVRYGISQIAVFNFTSRGEWYACQQMCPHKQAMVLSRGIIGDTQGIPKVACPLHKKTFSLENGTCLSGEQNYSVNVFKVRVDDMQNVYLELPEEKVLNELLNQIECAGAH
- a CDS encoding alpha/beta hydrolase, with the protein product MTELNYWVVSSRCCVQKSNCCCPCCEFDVYHSSGGGNVTESSFETLVQSLDPNAPICIMVHGSFVKWEGALTDSYNTYFWLRNAAPNRPLNVIFFTWPSGEMPTKILPIDVNILGKRAEYNGYYLAQLISQLPEQHDISLLGHSHGARIVSSTLHLIGGGSIQGFSLNECGICIPCHSRRIRAVFAAAAINHNWLNPGQRYGCSLNCIECLVNLRNKKDRVLLFYPVLATFSRRALARTGFTYLDRRALGDCLSRVNDIDVSKCVGAGHMFPNYYSHPEIAETIVPAIYFNESH